The sequence below is a genomic window from Halolamina litorea.
GCCGCGTTCGGGCACCGCGCGATCACCGAAACCGGCGGGCTTTAGGCCCGCATCGACAACTGAAAACCAGATGAGTCACGAGGAGTTCCCGACCGACCGTCCCGCGGTGGTGACGTGTGGACTGCCGTACGCGAACGGCGACCTCCACATCGGCCACCTCCGGGGGTACACCGCCGCCGACGCGGTGAACCGCTCGCTGAAGAAACTCGGCCAGCAGTCGGCCTACGTCTGCGGGTCGGACATGCACGGTACCCCCGTTGCGCTCAACTCCGCCAAGGAGGGCGTCTCCCCCGAGGAGTACGCGATGGAGTACCACGAGAAGTTCGCCGAGACGTTCCCGAAGTTCAACGTCGAGTTCGACAACTACGGCCACACCCACGACGCGACCAACGCCGAACTCACCCGCGAGTTCGTCGAGCGCCTCGAAGCGGAGGGATACGTCTACGAGGACGAGATCCTCGTCGCCTGGGACCCCGAGGAGGGCCAGCCCCTCCCCGACCGCTACGTCGAGGGCACCTGCCCGTACTGCGGCGAGCACGCCCGCGGCGACGAGTGTGACGAGGGCTGCGGTCGCCACCTCGAACCCGGCGAGATCGAGGACCCCGTCTCGACGCTGACGGGCAACCCCGCGGAGTACCGCGAGCGCGAGCACAAGTACTTCGCCGTCTCGGAGCTCACCGACTACCTCTCGGGCTTCCTCGACCGACTCGAGGGTACCTCGAACGCCCGGAACCAGCCCCGCGAGTGGCTCGAGGAGGGGCTGCAGGACTGGTGTATCACCCGGGACATGGACTGGGGCGTCGACTACCCCGGCGAGGAGGACCTCGTCCTCTACGTCTGGGTCGACGCGCCGATCGAGTACGTCTCCTCGACCAAGCAGTACTCCGAGCGCGTCGGCGCCGACGAGTACGACTGGGAGGAAGTGTGGGGCCGCGACGGTGGCGACGGCGGCGAGATCGTCCACGTCATCGGCCGGGACATCATCCAGCACCACACCGTCTTCTGGCCGGCGATGCTCCACGCGACGGGCCACGCCGAGCCGCGGGCGGTCTGTGCGACGGGGTTCATCACCATCGACGGCAAGGGGCTCTCGACCAGCCGGAACCGCGCGATCTGGGCCGAGGAGTACCTCGATGAGGGGTTCCACCCGGACCTGCTGCGCTACTACCTGACCACGATGGGCGGGTTCCAGCAGGACC
It includes:
- the metG gene encoding methionine--tRNA ligase, whose amino-acid sequence is MSHEEFPTDRPAVVTCGLPYANGDLHIGHLRGYTAADAVNRSLKKLGQQSAYVCGSDMHGTPVALNSAKEGVSPEEYAMEYHEKFAETFPKFNVEFDNYGHTHDATNAELTREFVERLEAEGYVYEDEILVAWDPEEGQPLPDRYVEGTCPYCGEHARGDECDEGCGRHLEPGEIEDPVSTLTGNPAEYREREHKYFAVSELTDYLSGFLDRLEGTSNARNQPREWLEEGLQDWCITRDMDWGVDYPGEEDLVLYVWVDAPIEYVSSTKQYSERVGADEYDWEEVWGRDGGDGGEIVHVIGRDIIQHHTVFWPAMLHATGHAEPRAVCATGFITIDGKGLSTSRNRAIWAEEYLDEGFHPDLLRYYLTTMGGFQQDLDFTWERFQERVNGELVGTVGNFVYRSMLFAARNFDGTPDAPVSDEVADRIDEAVAEFEAAVQEYDVRNAGDAAVDLARFGNEYIQQHEPWQLEDGSDEQAGVIRDCLQVATAVAVLLEPVCPEKAETVWAQLSVGGDVHAAETDAVHAEPGAFEEPDELFEKIEDERVEELDETLDAKIEAAAADAANDEADEDDETDAEDADTEMDASDIEPLTDERIDYETFQSLDIRVGRIESAEGIEGADKLARLEVDIGAETRQIVAGLKQLHDLDGLAGEKVIVLANLEQAELFGVESNGMVLAAGDEADLLTTKGDAKPGTKVL